The Coleofasciculus chthonoplastes PCC 7420 region CAGCCCCTCTCCCATGCGGGGGAGAGGGGAGCAACTGATGTCCTAAAGTATCCCCGTAATTCTATACATGAAAATTTGCTTACCCGTACATAGTGCAAATGGTATCAGTTCAACCCAGCTTAGGTGAAATTGAACACCTAGACTCTAAATTATTAAAACACTTCGATGGCAAGTTAATTGTCGATGATCAGCTTAATCGTTCATTGGTTAGTTATCAAGCCAATAAAACTCGCGCCATATATCGTTGGTACAAATATAAAGAAGCGTTTTCTGCTGCTTTAGTGGACTATCTATTGCAGCGTTATGGGATTACTAACAGTACAATATTAGATCCATTCGCTGGGAGTGGTACAGCCCTATTTGTCGCGAGTGAAATAGGCATCAATGCCCAAGGCATTGAATTACTGCCGATTGGTCAGGAAATCATTACAATTCGGAAACTATTAGCCTCAGAAATTACCACTGATGATATCGCTATTTTAACCCATTGGTCAACGACACGACCTTGGGAAAACGTTAAGAATATTTGTTCTCTTCCCGAACTACGAATTACTAAAGGAGCTTATCCCGAAGCAACTCGAAACGCGATTGAACAATACATGAGCGCATGGCAAGGTGAGAATAAACGAGTTCAGGCTATTTTACGCTTTGCCTTACTTTGTATTTTAGAATCCGTGAGTTACACGCGCAAGGATGGTCAATATTTGCGCTGGGATTATCGCTCAAACCGAAAAGCCGGAAAGAAGGTTTTTAATAAAGGAAAAATTCTCAGTTTTGCTGAAGCAATTTGCAGTAAACTTGATCAAATTGTGGCTGACTTGCAGCCTCAACATGAACAGCTTGAACTTTTTTCGGTAGAACAGAAACGAGGTGAGATTAAGCTTGATAAGGGTTCGTGTCTAGATTTAATGCCAACCTTACCGGATAGTTCCTACCATGCCATTGTCACATCACCGCCCTATTGTAATCGCTATGATTATACCAGAACCTATGCCTTAGAATTAGCATTGTTGGGAATCAATCAGCAAGAATTAGTCAACTTAAGGCAACAAATGCTAAGTTGTACTGTGGAAAATCGCCCCAAAGATTTACTTCAGATAAACCCTCACTGGAAATCCGCGATCGCGGCGGCGGATCAACAGGAATTATTACAAGCTATCCTGAACTATTTAGATAACCAGAAAGCCCAAGGGATTTTAAATAACAAAGGAATTCCGCGTATGGTTCGCGGTTACTTCTATGAAATGGCTTGTACAATCGCTGAATGTGCGCGAGTGTTGCAATCCAATGCTCCCTTGATCATGGTAAATGATAATGTTCGTTATGCTGGAGCGAGTATTTCCGTAGATCTTATTCTTTCAGACTTAGCCGAAAAATTGGGCTTTTTTGTGGAAACTATCCTCGTGTTACCCAATGGTAAAGGTAATAGTAGTCAACAAATGGGCGCTCATGGGCGAGAACCGTTGCGGAAATGTATTTATGTGTGGAGAAAACGCTGATGACAACGGATAAGCCCTATTATCAGCATTTGAATGCCAGTAATGATTTAGTGACTCCTTATGCAGCAGTAAGAGCCGGTTTTGTCGCTTTAGCTTTAGAGAAGAATAGACGTGCTACACCGTTTGTTGAGCAAGCAAGAGTTTTAAAAGCGGCTGCATCTAGAATCAAAACCCCTATGGAATTGGTTGATCTTGAGGACATACAACCAGCCCTATTAACAGCAGCAGGTGTTTCGGATAAAGCAGCGAGATATCTAGATATTCACGATAAAATAGCAGCGATTCGGGGATTAATTGAAAATTTTCTTGAGCCAGCAGGCGCAAAGTTCATTGAAGAATTAGTCTTTCGATTTCTGCTCATACGAGGAGATACCCTAGGCGGTTCAATGCGAAATGTTGGTGGAGTCTTAGCACAACGTAAGTTAACACGAATGCTGCTATCTACTTTGACAGTTGCAGGTAAATCTTATCAATGGCTGCATTCAAGCATGAATCGGTGGGCGTCAATGACTGATGAAGACTCAGATATTGAATTGCACTTAAAAGGACTAAGCTGGAAAAGTAATGAGCAAAACAGCTCGTTCAACACTACAGCGCATCAATCAAGCATTTATGACTCATGGACTAAAACCGCATACCTTCTTTTGAAATCTGAGAAAAAAACCCAACTCATAAAAGATTTTGTTGGGTAACGCTTACACTCTACCCAACCTACTATTCCCAACTTAATCCAGTAGACGGATTGCCAGATAGCGAAACTCCTGCAATGATTAAATTATTTCTTATATTAAATACAGTATCCTTCAGTTGAGGGATTAGAGTACCACTGACCTGACTCCTAGACTAACCTCTGTTCCAAGCCTATCGGTATAAACTATGTTCTCCTTAACTCAAAACAGCTCACGACAACGCGAGATTCTAGAAGTCGTCTTCCGCAATGGTTGGGAGTACATGCGAAGACTGCTGACGGGTAGCAAGGCTGACAAACCACAATTGCCTCCCCCAGAGGTGCTGCGTAACGTGCTAACAGAATTGGGACCGGTTTATGTGAAGCTGGGACAGTTGCTGAGTACTCGTCCCGATTTGTTACCCGCCGATTACATTAATGCTCTCTCGGAACTCCAAGCTAGAGTACCCCCTGTGGCGTGGAGTGAGGTTGAAGTGTTGCTGCGAAAACAACTACGACAACCCTTAGAAGAAACCTTTGCCAAAATTGATCCCAGAGCCGTTGCTGCTGGTTCTATTGCCCAAACCCATCGAGCTACCTTAAAAAATGGTCAGGAGGTAGCGCTGAAAGTTCAGCGTCCAGGAATTGATAAGGTTGTTCCTCAGGATATCGCGATAATTAAAAGTTTAGCCGATTTAGTCTCGCGCACCGATTTTGGACAAGACTATGATGTGGTGGCTTTGGCGGAGGAGTTTGCCAACGCCCTGGAAGCCGAACTCGATTTTACCAAAGAAGCCAGCTATACTGACCAATTACGGCGCAATCTTTCCAGAAGTCGCTGGTTTGACCCAACGCAAATCATGGTTCCCGCTATTTATTGGGAATTGACGACGGAGAAACTGATGGTGATGGAATGGTTAGAGGGTAAACCCATTCTCGAAGCCCAGTTTCCGGTAGAGCAAAATGGCGCGGATAGCAAAACTGAGAAGGAACAGCGCAAAGCAATTACTACGCTGTTATTTCGTGCTTTTTTTCAGCAACTCTATGTGGATGGTTTTTTCCATGCTGATCCTCATCCGGGCAACTTATTCTACCTCCAGGATGGTCGCGTGGCGCTTTTGGACTGCGGAATGGTTGGGCGTTTAGACCCACGCACTCAACAGATTTTAACCGAAATGTTACTCGCGATCGTGGATTTAGATGCTCAACGCTGCGCCCAGTTAACCCTGCAACTGTCTGAGTCAGGTCAACCTATTATCTTATCGCGGTTGGAAAATGACTACGATCGCATGTTGAGAAAATACTACAACCTCAGCATCTCACAAATCAACTTCAGTGAGATCTTTTATGAAATCTTGGAACTTGCCCGAAATAACCGAGTCCGCTTACCCAGCAATATGGGATTATACTCCAAGTGTCTCGCCAACCTAGAAGGGGTGGCTCGTACTTTTAATCCAGAGGTGAATCTCCTCGACGAAATCAAACCCCTGATGACCGATTTATTTCGGCGTCAGCTTTTGGGTTCAAATCCCTTGCAAACCTTTCTCAGAACCGCTCTGGATATTAAAAGTCTCTCGCTTCAATCTCCCCGCCAGATGGAGTTACTGCTTGACCGAATAACGTCAGAAACTTTAAAGTGGAATATTACAATTCGAGATATTGACCCTCTGCGCCGCAGTCTTGATGATTCAGCCAATCGGCTTTCATTTAGTATTTTGGTGGGTTCTTTGATTATGGGCGCAGCGATTATCTCGACAGGAGCGCGAACGAGTCAGCTTTCGCTAATAAGTAATATCCTGTTCGGTGTTGCCAGTTTTTTAGGGTTGTGGTTAATTGTCAGCATCCTCAAGTCAGGACGATTGAAGTGAACAGTTAACAGTTAACAGTCAACAGGGAATAGACAAAGAGTAATAAGCTATAGAAAATTTCTCCCCCTGCTCCCCCTGCTCCTGATAACTGATCACTGATCACTGATCACTGATAACTCCCCCAGCTTCCCTTAATCCCCCGCCTCCGAAGAGGGTTGAAGTTTCAAGGCTTGTTGGAGTTGGGCAAGTTCATCGCGATGGGCGATAACAGTAACTAAGCTTTGCATATCCGTTTGTGGATTCGGCAAAGGTTCAACTTTTAGGAACACCTGTTCATCGCGTCCCGCACCTTTCCAGTAAAAAATGCCAGCCACAGGAGCCAGAAAAACTAACCCAAGGAAAACCTGGGATAGGTCTGGGTAGAGTACAGAGAGAACTAATGATAGACAAAGAATACCGCAGGCAGCAAGTGCCGTTAAAAAGATAGCTAGAAACCAACTGGGTCGGACAAAACCCTGAAATGTCACTTGACCCGTAGCTGGGTCAACAGCAGCTACCCGGTATGCCCTTTGATCAAAATAGTTCTGCAATCGTTCTAGCAGAGAAGATTCAGGTTCTTGGGCAATGAGTTGAACTTTTTGAGTTCGGTCTTTAACCGAAGCACGGATGAAAAAGAACAAACCTACTGCTAACAACAGAGTTAGCAGGAATGTGGAAGACAGAATGGGTGTACTCACAGATATTGACCAACAACAGATAGTCTTAGCTAACCACCTTAAAAACTAGCGGCTTAATCCTGTACCTATCCGGTGTAGCTGAAATTAATACAGCTTCCCTTCCTGGTACTTTATTTTTGCCGCAGTCTTACTAAAGCGAACCAATGATGATTTAACCGTTGAGCCATAAAATACCCAACAGCTATCTCTGTCGTTGACAATGATAACTCCTAAACGCCAAAAACCCAATCCACGACGGCAGAAGCAGACCATCAGTTTTTCCTACAAACCCGTGTTTGCACCGAACATGAGTTGGTTTTGGTGGTCACTGATGGCGTAATTCTGCCGAAATGTGCTATATTGCTTGTTTCTCTTGAGTGATATACCTACGCCAAAACCCTGCTAGTTCGCGAGCTTTATCTCGCCAATCACCAGAGATCTGATACATACGCCGGGGGCGTCCTCGTCCTTCCACTTTTTTCCAATACCCCGTAATTGCCCCAGCTTCTTCTAGAAACTTGAGAACACTGTACAGAACTGTATCAGACAGGCGATAGGTTGGGTATTCGTGTTCGAGTTGTTGGATCAAGTGAGTGCCATAGGATTCCCCTTCTATGAGGACAGACAACACATAGCATACAGCTAATTCCTTGTTGAGATAGTTGGGAGGAGGGTCTTGAACAAACTGATAGGTATCCTCAAATGTCATCTGCATAGTCCGCCCCCTGAAATTACATGATTCAACAGTTGAGCCGTAAAATGCTCAACAGCTATCTCTGTCATTGACAATGATAACTCCTAAACGCCAGAAACCCAATCCATGACGGCAGAAGCAGACCATCAGTTTTCCCGACAAACCCGTGTTTGCACCGGACTTGAGTTGGTTTGGGTGGTCACTGATGGTGTAATTCTGCCGAAATGTGCTATATTGCTTGTTTCTCCTGAGTAATATACCTACGCCAAAACCCTGCTAGTTCGCGGGCTTTATCCCGCCAATCGCTAGAGATCTGATACATACGACGGGGGCGTCCTCGTCCTTCCACTTTTTTCCAATACCCAGTAATTGCCCCAGCTTCTTCCAGAAACTTGAGGGCACTGTAAAGAACTGTATCAGACAGTCGATAGGTTGGGTATTCGTGTTCGAGTTGTTGGATCAAGTGAGTGCCATAGGATTCCCCTTCTATGAGGACAGACAACACATAACATACGGCTAATTCCTTGTTGAGATAGTTGGGAGGAGGGTCTTGAAAAAACTGATAGATATCCTCAAATTTCATCTGCATAGTCCGCTGAATATCCCAGTAAGTCAGATTTGCATGGGATAGTTTTCCTAAAACTAACCATGGTTTCAACACCCTGAAAAAGTTCGGTGCAATGTATCGATCAGCAATGAGCAATCTCGGCTTGCTCATTCCTCTGGTACTTTATAACCTCAAAGTATTGAGGTCGTCTAATGCACTCGTTAGTTTGGTTACGGCAGATGCAACAGCACTGAATAATCTCCATCAATTTTAGCTAAGTCATGGAGTATTTTTCCAAAAACATCGAGGCTTCCAAGTCCAGATCCAGGGAAAATCGTCCCCTTAGTGTGCAACCTGAGTGCGTGATCGCATTGCTAGTATTAATAATTTCTACTAGCTTATTGAGCAATAGTCCGCAATATTTTGTTTTCAATTCCTTAACGTTTTCCCTAAGGGGGTTTCAGACCGTCTATTGGTCACGACTTGGAGATGCTACCCTATTTCCGGAGGGGTCTGGAAAACGTTAGTTAAACACCCAGTTCTGGATTCGTCTGCCAAACTTCTTTAATAATCTTACCTGTTTGATCGAAGTCAGCCTGGTAAGACATTGACCAAACCACCATCAGTCCCTGATCAGATTTGGCGGTGATCTGAATTTGAGCTTTAACCGTGCGATCGCGTCGTTGTTGCTCCAGTACCTGAAAGTCTTTGATATCATACTGGCGGAAAAAGTCCTGCCAAGCTGAGTAGATGGAGAACCCCTGATAGGTCTCATTCACATCAGGTACATTGTAGGAGCGCTTAAGAACGGCATGATCACTGTAGCCATAGATTAACAGATCAGGATTAGCTGTTGCGATCGCCTGCCAGTGTTGTTGAGCTGCAGATAGGGGATTCGTGCTGACCTGATTTTTGTACAACGACAAACTCCAGACTAAAGCGATGGCATAGATAGCGTAGGATAAACGTTGTTTCCAATTCGGTTCCATACGCTTCCTCCATGAGCTAACGTGACGATCAGGTTCCCACCGTAGGGCTAAAGCTTGGCTTTGGCTTTATACCTGACCTAACAGACGCACAATCCCCATTAAAAGTTCACTGAGGAATAAGCTAAAGATTATCAAACATAAATGATAAATTATGAAAATTTATAATGAGTGGCAAAGATTCGTCGGAGTTAGCGTTTGGCTTGCACAAACAACAGTTTTCTAGTTCTCCTGGTTAAATATGAAATAGGTGTCACTCACGGATTCGAGTCCCAATGCGAGAATTGCCCGATACGTCCTCACTACCCACCCCCCTCCAGCGCATCGCCTTGGTGCTGCGTACCTTTGGCAGAATTGCTTTGTGGATACAATTAGTCCTCGGAGTTGTGTCGCTGGGGATCTTGCTCACCGGAATCGCGGGTCGTACCATTGGACCGACAGACGAGAAACAAGGTGTTGGGTTTGGCATATTTTTAGCTATTTGTGGGTTAGTCACGTTAGGTGTGGGTGTCTACATCGCATGGCGCTATACTCGCATTTCCCAACAGTTACTCGTTGGCAATACCGAAACACGACCCAGCAAAGCCGATACCCTTAAAACCATTAGGCTAGGATTAATCGTCAATATGGCGGGCATGTTATTGACGATTGTGGGTGCCCAAGCCATCATCGGCAGCATTGTGATCCGCTCGATTTCCCAACCCTCTGGCTTGACAGTGTATGACGCCAACCGATTCGTGCGACCCTTAGACTTATTCTTGGTACAGGCGAATATCAACACAATTACGGCTCATTTTGCGGGTATCGCCATTGCCATTTGGCTGTTCAATCGCATTAATCGGTGATTCGTCATTCGTCATTCGTTCTTCGTCATTTGTCCTTTTTGCCCAGTATCCATAAAAATCTGTGCTTGACCTAAAGCAAATCCGAGAAAATCCACAAAGCGTCCAAAAACGCCTAGAAAAACGCGGGGCGGGTCAGTATGACCTCCAGCCCATTTTGGACTTGAATCAGCGCCAACGGGAACTAGAGACATCCCGTAGTCGCCTGCAAGCCCGTAGTAATGAGATTGGTAAACTCATCGGTCAAAAAATTAAAGCCGGGAGTCCCCCTGACGCGCCAGAAACCCAACAACTGCGAGAGGAAGGTAATCAGGTTAAAACCCAAATTAGTGAACTAGAACCTCAAGAAAAAGAACTTAAAGCAGAAATTGAGGCGCTATTACTCTCCCTACCCAATCTACCCAGTCCCTCAACTCCCGTTGGTCAGAGTGAAGCGGAAAATGTCGAGGTGCGCCGTTGGGGTGACGAGTATATTCCCCAGAATGACAAGATTTTACCCCATTGGGAAATTGGCGAAACCCTCGGTATTCTCAATTTTGAGCGGGCTGTGAAAGTGGCACAAAGCCGTTTTGTCAGTCTAATCGGTGTCGGTGCTGCCTTAGAGCGGGCGTTGATTAGTTTTATGCTAGATCGACAAATTGCCGCAGGCTATGTGGAAGTGATCCCACCGATACTGATTAACAGCCGCTCATTAACGGCGACGGGTCAACTGCCCAAATTTGCCGAAGAAAGCTTCAAGTGTGATAGCGATGATCTATGGCTTTCGCCCACAGCGGAAGTCCCCTTAACTAATCTTTACCGTGACGAAATTCTAGACGCCTCCCAACTCCCTATTTATCACTGCGCCTATACACCCTGCTTTCGCCGAGAAGCTGGTAGCTACGGGCGAGATACTAAAGGACTGATTCGACTGCACCAGTTTAATAAAGTTGAACTGGTTAAAATTGTTCATCCGAGTACCTCGGAAGCTGAACATGAAAAACTGGTAGAAAATGCTGCTGCCATTTTAGAGGCGTTAAAACTTCCTTACCGTGTTATTGAACTCTGTACGGGGGATCTAGGATTCTCTGCCACAAAATGCTATGACTTAGAAGTGTGGCTTCCTTCTTCTGGAAAATACCGTGAAATTTCGAGTTGTTCCAATTGCGGTGATTTCCAAGCGCGACGCGGTAGTCTACGCTTTAAGGAAGCGGGCAAAAAAGGAACTCAGTTTGTCCATACCTTGAATGGCTCTGGATTAGCCGTTGGGCGCACCCTATCGGCAATTTTAGAGAATTATCAGCAACCTAACGGTACAGTAAAAATACCAGAGGTTCTACATTCCTATATGGGACGTGAGGTGTTGTAACATTCATTCTAAGTTGAATGGCACTCTCTGGCTTGGCATTAGGGAATCACCGAAACCTTTGATATATCGTAGGGTGGGCATTGCCCACCAGTCTAGCAGAAGCGTGCCATTCATCCTCAGTTGCCCTGTGGTGGGCAAGAAAACAAAGCCTAATATAAGGTTTTCAAGGTTTATAGCTCTTGCCCACCCTACGTAAAATTATCAGTGCGATCGCCTGTGACAGTTGCGGAACTCCTGACTCCCATCGATTTCGATTACGCTTACTGGCAAATGCTCGAAACCCACTGTGTCTGACCAAGTATTCACAGCTACAACGTACAATAGAAAGGACGCAAGCAATCGTTATATTACTTCTTATGTCAATTTTGGCGGCGATCGCAGTCTTGGCGGTTTTGATTGTGGTGCATGAGCTGGGTCACTTTATGGCAGCTCGTTTGCAGGGCATTTATGCAAATCGCTTTTCCCTGGGTTTTGGTCCAGTGCTGTGGAAATACCAAGGACCTGATACGGAATATGCGATCCGCGCTTTCCCCTTGGGCGGATTTGTGGGTTTCCCCGATGATGACCCCGATAGCGATATCCCTCCAGATGACCCAAATTTACTTCGCAATCGACCTGTTTTAGACCGAGCGATTGTAATTAGTGCTGGGGTAATTGCCAACCTGATTTTTGCTTACTTTCTACTGGTGGTGCAGGTGGGAACAGTGGGAATTACTGACTTCAATTACCAGCCGGGAGTACAGGTTCCAGAAATTGCCGCAGAAAGTAGCTTAGTCGCGAAAGAAGCCGGGATTAAACCCGGTGATGTTATCTTAGCGGTTGAGGATCAACCCTTGGGCGCCAGTCGGAATGCGATCCTTACCCTAATGACCGAAATTCAAAACTCTCCCAACCAACCCCTAGAACTGTCGATTAAGCGGGGTGAACAAACCTTGTCCCTGGACGTGACGCCAGAACCCGGAGACGATGGCAAAGGTAGAATTGGCGTACAACTGGCACCCAATGGTGAAATAGTCCGCAATTACGCTGATGGACTTGTCGAGATGTTTACGATTGCGGCTGACGAATATCAGCGCCTGAGTACGGAAATTGCCAAGGGTTTTGGTCAACTGATTAGCAATTTTGGTGAAACGGCTGAACAAGTATCCGGTCCGGTAGCGATTGTGGCAATTGGCGCGAATATTGCCCGTTCTGATGCGGGAAATCTGTTTCAGTTTGCGGCGTTGATTAGCATCAATTTGGCGATTATTAATATCTTGCCCTTACCCGCACTGGATGGGGGTCAACTGGCATTTTTAGCGATCGAGGGAATTCGCGGAAAACCTATCCCTACAGAAGTTCAGCAAAATATCATGCAAACGGGATTGGTTTTACTTTTAGGGTTAGGACTTTTCTTGATTGTGCGGGATACGGCAAATTTGGTTCCCTCAAGTTGGGTACAAAATTTGTTCCAATGAAATAGTTTTGAGTTTTGAGTGTGTAGGGGCGGGTTTAACTACTATCGTTTTTTACCTCACCCAGATGTAACTAAACCCGCCCTGACTAAGTTTTAAGTTTAGAGAGATAGCTACGTCTAAATTTTGCATGAGCATCACCCGTAAATGGTCTGCTAAACAGCAACGGGCATTGGAGATTTTGATTCGCCTGAAGCGACTTTATCCAGATGCTCACTGTACGCTCAACTATGACACTCCTGTACAGTTACTGGTGGCGACGATTCTCTCGGCACAATGTACGGATGAACGAGTGAATCAGGTGACACCGGAGTTGTTTCGCCAATTTCCTAATGCTAGAGCGATCGCGCAGGCGGATATTGAGGTGCTAGAAGCCTTGGTGCGTCCAACTGGATTCTATCGCAATAAGGCGAAAAATATTCAAGGGGCTTGTCGGATGATCGTCGCCGAGTTTGGCGGTCAGATTCCGAGACGTATTGAACTGCTGATCAAGTTACCCGGTGTAGCTCGCAAAACTGCCAATGTTGTGCTAGCCAATGCCTTTGATATCCACGAGGGAGTGACGGTGGATACTCATGTCAAGCGCTTGACTCAGCGTCTGGGTTTGACGGAACATAGTGACCCCATTCGTATCGAACGTGATTTAATGCGACTGTTGCCTATGGAAGACTGGGAAAACTGGTCAATTCGCTTAATTTATCATGGTCGGGCAATTTGTCAGGCGAAGAAGCCGAAGTGCGACGCTTGCTTACTGGCTGATTTATGTCCCAGTGCTAGGATTGAGGGATGATGGGGAGCAATGTAGAGACGTAGCATGCTACGTCTGGGAGCAGGGGGAGTGATTTCCTAATCAATAAATGACGAATGACAAAGGACGAATGACAAAGGACGAATGACAAAGGACGAATGACAAAGATAAGATAGGAAACAGTGTCTTTATTTAGGGAAACGCCAAAGACTCATGGCTAAAAAAGGAATGATTGAGCGCGAGAAAAAGCGCAAGAAGCTGGTTGAGAAGTATGCGGCTAAGCGAGCAGCACTGAAAGAACAGTTTGATAATGCGTCCTCTCCGGCTGAAAAACTAGAGATTCACCGGAAGATCCAACAGTTACCCCGCAGTAGTGCGCCGAATCGGGTACGGAATCGCTGTTGGGTAACCGGGCGTCCCCGAGGCTACTATCGGGATTTTGGTCTATCTCGCCATGTGCTGCGGGAATGGGCGCATAAAGGATTACTACCAGGAGTAGTCAAGTCGAGTTGGTAGATTTGGGTCATTGGTCAATCGTTCTTAAGGAAAGACAAAGGACAAACGACCAATGACTGATGACTAATTCCCACAGCAACGGTCAATACCCAGACTGTCGAGGAGCAAATCGCTAACCGCGTTGGCGATCGCGAATTCACTATAGAAGCTTTCTCGGAAGTCGAAAGCCTGCATTTCGGTGACAATGGCAATGACCAAAGAACCGACATCGTTTTCGCCTTCTAAGCGTTGGCGGACAAAGATTTGGGAGGCGCGATCGGCAATGTCCTGATTGGCTGGTTCTGGTAGAAATTCATGATCCAGCCAATACACCAAAGCGTCTCGCAACCATTTTCCTTCCTGCTGGGCATTTTCAGCAGGGGGAAGGGTAACTGGGGGAATGGGTTCAGCCATAAAATGTCAAACGTTAGCTGTCTACAATACATACTGTTTAAAATTTGTCAACCTCAAAAGTTGAGGTCGTGTGAGCAGCATAATTGAGAAATTAATCTTTGATTTAATCAGGGAGATGTCACTTTTAAGCATAGCGAAATTATGTCTGATCAGGAAAATTTTAAAATAGTGTTTAGCGATTCGAGAATAGGGACTCTCAACCGAGTTCTAGTGCTATGGAGTTAAATATTCCGACAATAATTCAAGGATATGCTCAAGGCTATTTTTTGATGGCGGATGAAACCGGATCACTAGGGTGGTACTCTAGTCGCCAGCGAGCAATCATTCCCTTAGATGAGCGGTTTCGCTATCCTAAATCTCTACAACGGGTTCTCAATCAGAAGCGGTTTAGCACGGCAATTAACCGAGACTTTAAAGGAGTTGTGGCAGGTTGTGCCAATCGGGAAAGCACCTGGATTTCTCCAGAACTCCAGGAAATTTATTGGTTACTTTATCAGGAAGGTTGGGCGTATAGCTTTGAAACGTGGCAAGGAAATGAACTAGCGGGTGGGATTTTAGGGATTGTGATTGGCGGCGCGTTTATTGGCGAATCCATGTTTTATCGGATTCCCGAAGGCTCGAAGGTGGCGTTAGTCACATTAGTCGAGCGGTTGCGATCGCGCGGCTTTTTGTTGTTTGATGTACAAATGATGAATCCTCACTTGGCTCGCTTTGGCGCTGGTACGATAGAGGAGCAAAAGTATCAGGTGCTACTACGACAGGCGTTGCGACGGCGATGTTATTTTGATCGGATTCCGGTATAAAGAGGCAACAGCCAGGGATTGAGGGTTTTTACAAGTCTTATAGCAACCGCCATGGCTGTTAGGACACCTAATTTATGTAGAGACGCGCCATGGCGCGTCTCTACAATGGTGCTTAACCGGATTGAGTGGTTAACAACTCTGCGGGTAAGCGCTTGAATGTCAGCCGTTCGTTCTCCACATCCACAAATATGGTATCGCCATCACTAAACTCACCCCGCAGCATAGCTTTAGCCAATTGGGTTTCTAATTCCCGCTGAATCGCCCGCTTCAAGGGACGAGCGCCAAAGACTGGATCATACCCAACTTCAGCTAAGTAATCGATCGCGGCTTCCGATAGCTTCAGCGCCATTTGCCGTTCGGCTAACCGTTTCTCCAGTAGCTGGGTTTGTAGGGACACGATATGGCGTAACTGATGTTTTTGCAGGGCGTGGAAGATAATTACTTCATCAATCCGGTTTAAGAACTCTGGACGGAAGCTCGTCCGCATCGCCTCCATGACTCGTCCCCGCATTTCGTCATAGTGGGTATCATCGCCAGCTAAGTCGAGAATGTACTGTGATCCAATATTACTGGTCATGATAATCACAGTATTCTTGAAGTCTACCGTATGCCCTTGAGCATCAGTAACCCGACCAT contains the following coding sequences:
- a CDS encoding DNA methyltransferase, whose protein sequence is MVSVQPSLGEIEHLDSKLLKHFDGKLIVDDQLNRSLVSYQANKTRAIYRWYKYKEAFSAALVDYLLQRYGITNSTILDPFAGSGTALFVASEIGINAQGIELLPIGQEIITIRKLLASEITTDDIAILTHWSTTRPWENVKNICSLPELRITKGAYPEATRNAIEQYMSAWQGENKRVQAILRFALLCILESVSYTRKDGQYLRWDYRSNRKAGKKVFNKGKILSFAEAICSKLDQIVADLQPQHEQLELFSVEQKRGEIKLDKGSCLDLMPTLPDSSYHAIVTSPPYCNRYDYTRTYALELALLGINQQELVNLRQQMLSCTVENRPKDLLQINPHWKSAIAAADQQELLQAILNYLDNQKAQGILNNKGIPRMVRGYFYEMACTIAECARVLQSNAPLIMVNDNVRYAGASISVDLILSDLAEKLGFFVETILVLPNGKGNSSQQMGAHGREPLRKCIYVWRKR
- a CDS encoding ABC1 kinase family protein, translated to MFSLTQNSSRQREILEVVFRNGWEYMRRLLTGSKADKPQLPPPEVLRNVLTELGPVYVKLGQLLSTRPDLLPADYINALSELQARVPPVAWSEVEVLLRKQLRQPLEETFAKIDPRAVAAGSIAQTHRATLKNGQEVALKVQRPGIDKVVPQDIAIIKSLADLVSRTDFGQDYDVVALAEEFANALEAELDFTKEASYTDQLRRNLSRSRWFDPTQIMVPAIYWELTTEKLMVMEWLEGKPILEAQFPVEQNGADSKTEKEQRKAITTLLFRAFFQQLYVDGFFHADPHPGNLFYLQDGRVALLDCGMVGRLDPRTQQILTEMLLAIVDLDAQRCAQLTLQLSESGQPIILSRLENDYDRMLRKYYNLSISQINFSEIFYEILELARNNRVRLPSNMGLYSKCLANLEGVARTFNPEVNLLDEIKPLMTDLFRRQLLGSNPLQTFLRTALDIKSLSLQSPRQMELLLDRITSETLKWNITIRDIDPLRRSLDDSANRLSFSILVGSLIMGAAIISTGARTSQLSLISNILFGVASFLGLWLIVSILKSGRLK
- a CDS encoding cofactor assembly of complex C subunit B, coding for MSTPILSSTFLLTLLLAVGLFFFIRASVKDRTQKVQLIAQEPESSLLERLQNYFDQRAYRVAAVDPATGQVTFQGFVRPSWFLAIFLTALAACGILCLSLVLSVLYPDLSQVFLGLVFLAPVAGIFYWKGAGRDEQVFLKVEPLPNPQTDMQSLVTVIAHRDELAQLQQALKLQPSSEAGD
- a CDS encoding PadR family transcriptional regulator — its product is MTFEDTYQFVQDPPPNYLNKELAVCYVLSVLIEGESYGTHLIQQLEHEYPTYRLSDTVLYSVLKFLEEAGAITGYWKKVEGRGRPRRMYQISGDWRDKARELAGFWRRYITQEKQAI
- a CDS encoding PadR family transcriptional regulator, whose protein sequence is MKFEDIYQFFQDPPPNYLNKELAVCYVLSVLIEGESYGTHLIQQLEHEYPTYRLSDTVLYSALKFLEEAGAITGYWKKVEGRGRPRRMYQISSDWRDKARELAGFWRRYITQEKQAI
- a CDS encoding DUF3611 family protein produces the protein MRELPDTSSLPTPLQRIALVLRTFGRIALWIQLVLGVVSLGILLTGIAGRTIGPTDEKQGVGFGIFLAICGLVTLGVGVYIAWRYTRISQQLLVGNTETRPSKADTLKTIRLGLIVNMAGMLLTIVGAQAIIGSIVIRSISQPSGLTVYDANRFVRPLDLFLVQANINTITAHFAGIAIAIWLFNRINR
- the serS gene encoding serine--tRNA ligase, translated to MLDLKQIRENPQSVQKRLEKRGAGQYDLQPILDLNQRQRELETSRSRLQARSNEIGKLIGQKIKAGSPPDAPETQQLREEGNQVKTQISELEPQEKELKAEIEALLLSLPNLPSPSTPVGQSEAENVEVRRWGDEYIPQNDKILPHWEIGETLGILNFERAVKVAQSRFVSLIGVGAALERALISFMLDRQIAAGYVEVIPPILINSRSLTATGQLPKFAEESFKCDSDDLWLSPTAEVPLTNLYRDEILDASQLPIYHCAYTPCFRREAGSYGRDTKGLIRLHQFNKVELVKIVHPSTSEAEHEKLVENAAAILEALKLPYRVIELCTGDLGFSATKCYDLEVWLPSSGKYREISSCSNCGDFQARRGSLRFKEAGKKGTQFVHTLNGSGLAVGRTLSAILENYQQPNGTVKIPEVLHSYMGREVL